From the Pseudarthrobacter sp. MM222 genome, one window contains:
- a CDS encoding SDR family oxidoreductase, with protein sequence MRSSSNTDGTKTALVVGASGIAGSALVDKLADEGWDVLAMSRGGIRRSDVRHVSADLHSLESLRKALADERASHVFYTAWARMNTEQENIETNAGMLRNLLASLGGHPAKHVALMTGLKHYLGPFEAYAAGKMPDTPFRESEPRLPVPNFYYAQEDELWAAAEQQGFSWSVHRAHTVIGHAVGNAMNMGLTLAVQASICRELGQPFIFPGSETQWNSLTDMTDSGLLADHMIWAATADEAGDEAYNIVNGDIFRWRRMWPRLASYFGVESVGYADEPRPLEHQMRGKESVWADIATRHGLAEPDLARVASWWHTDGDLGRNLEVVTDMSKSRLAGFTGYRRTEDSFIQLFDRYRADRLIPAAAGSQPGD encoded by the coding sequence TGCGCTGGTGGTTGGCGCCAGCGGGATCGCCGGATCGGCCCTGGTCGACAAGCTGGCGGATGAGGGCTGGGATGTGCTGGCAATGTCCCGCGGTGGCATCCGGCGCAGCGACGTGCGGCATGTCAGCGCGGACCTGCATTCGCTGGAAAGCCTGCGGAAAGCACTGGCCGATGAACGGGCGAGCCACGTTTTCTACACGGCATGGGCGAGGATGAACACCGAACAGGAAAACATCGAAACCAACGCGGGCATGCTGCGGAACCTGCTCGCCAGCCTCGGCGGCCATCCGGCAAAGCACGTAGCTCTGATGACCGGGCTGAAGCACTATCTGGGCCCGTTCGAAGCGTATGCGGCGGGGAAGATGCCGGACACTCCCTTCCGCGAGAGCGAGCCGAGGCTGCCGGTGCCCAATTTCTACTACGCCCAGGAGGACGAGTTGTGGGCAGCCGCGGAGCAGCAGGGCTTCAGCTGGTCCGTGCACCGGGCGCACACGGTGATAGGTCATGCAGTGGGGAACGCCATGAACATGGGACTCACCCTCGCGGTCCAGGCATCCATCTGCAGGGAACTGGGGCAGCCATTCATCTTCCCGGGGTCCGAGACGCAATGGAACAGCCTGACGGACATGACGGACAGCGGACTGCTGGCAGACCACATGATCTGGGCGGCCACGGCGGACGAGGCGGGCGACGAGGCGTACAACATCGTCAACGGTGACATCTTCCGGTGGCGGCGGATGTGGCCCCGGCTGGCCTCCTACTTTGGCGTCGAATCCGTAGGCTACGCCGACGAACCCCGTCCGCTGGAGCACCAGATGCGTGGCAAGGAAAGTGTGTGGGCGGACATCGCCACCCGCCACGGGCTGGCCGAACCAGACCTCGCGCGCGTCGCCTCCTGGTGGCATACAGACGGCGACCTGGGCCGTAACCTCGAAGTGGTCACGGATATGAGCAAGAGCCGCCTGGCAGGCTTCACCGGCTACCGTCGAACGGAGGACTCCTTCATACAGCTGTTCGACCGGTACCGGGCCGACCGACTGATCCCGGCCGCCGCCGGTTCCCAGCCGGGTGACTGA
- a CDS encoding polysaccharide deacetylase family protein, whose amino-acid sequence MRLNFSDQRRLVAVGAAIALVAAGLVLALIFAARPPAAGPGAPATTPGNASSVTSGASASATPSETRVPDPSGSAPLEPGPAPPASAPPVSAEPVPVPPVLPPAPPAPEPPAPPATAPEPPAPVPPAPGAPFPAALAGRDLEVIPGAGPVVALTFDAGGNSAGLPRILQTLASTGVRGTFFLTGSWATSNPAGVAAIVAGGHRLGNHSMTHPGFTGLPDAAIGDQLTRAQQAIQAAGGDPRPLFRFPFGERDARTIATVNRLGYLPVRWTVDTLGWKGASGGITAQVVADRVLAQLRPGEIVLMHVGSNPNDGTTLDADALGQIITRIRESGYGFTALDALLG is encoded by the coding sequence ATGCGGTTGAACTTCTCCGACCAGCGCCGGCTCGTGGCGGTGGGGGCCGCCATTGCGCTGGTGGCAGCGGGGCTGGTCCTGGCGCTCATCTTTGCTGCACGTCCGCCTGCCGCGGGGCCGGGGGCGCCGGCCACAACCCCTGGCAACGCCAGCTCGGTGACCTCGGGTGCGTCCGCCAGCGCGACGCCGTCGGAAACTCGAGTGCCGGACCCGAGCGGATCCGCGCCCCTTGAACCGGGGCCGGCACCACCGGCTTCGGCACCACCCGTCTCGGCGGAGCCGGTGCCCGTTCCGCCGGTACTGCCTCCCGCGCCACCCGCCCCGGAGCCACCCGCCCCACCAGCCACCGCCCCGGAGCCTCCAGCTCCGGTGCCTCCCGCCCCCGGGGCGCCGTTTCCCGCGGCGCTCGCCGGCCGAGACCTTGAAGTCATTCCCGGTGCCGGACCGGTGGTGGCATTGACGTTCGACGCCGGAGGCAACTCCGCCGGACTTCCCAGGATCCTGCAGACTCTTGCGTCCACCGGCGTCCGCGGCACGTTCTTCCTGACCGGCAGCTGGGCCACTTCCAACCCTGCGGGAGTCGCCGCGATTGTGGCCGGCGGACACCGGCTGGGCAACCACTCGATGACGCATCCGGGCTTCACCGGACTTCCTGATGCTGCAATCGGGGACCAGCTGACCAGGGCGCAGCAGGCCATCCAGGCAGCCGGCGGCGATCCGCGGCCGTTGTTCCGGTTTCCCTTCGGCGAACGCGATGCCCGGACGATCGCCACGGTGAACAGGCTTGGCTACCTGCCGGTCCGCTGGACCGTGGACACCCTGGGGTGGAAGGGCGCCAGCGGTGGGATCACGGCGCAGGTCGTGGCGGACCGGGTCCTCGCGCAGCTGCGACCGGGGGAGATTGTCCTGATGCACGTCGGGTCCAACCCCAATGACGGAACCACACTCGACGCCGACGCCCTCGGCCAGATCATCACCCGGATCCGGGAGTCGGGTTACGGCTTTACCGCCCTTGATGCCCTGCTCGGGTAG
- a CDS encoding zinc-dependent alcohol dehydrogenase family protein yields the protein MRTGPLVAVECPDPRPGPGEVLLRVRVCGVCRTDLHLAVGDLAPKHDGIIPGHEVVGEVLQCGPRAKRFKRGERVGVAWLGGTCGSCRFCLRGGENLCLNPTFTGWDRNGGYAELVTVAENFAYRIPDVFSDQEAAPLLCAGIIGYRALVRAELPIGGRLGIYGFGASAHLAAQIALYQGARLYVMTRSEDARRFALELGATFAGGAEAAPPDPLDAAILFAPAGRLVPVALRALDRGGILAVAGIHLSDIPPLNYARELFQERQLRSVTANTRADGEEFFSIAAEIPLRPTTVTYPFSSADQALLDLEEGRITGAAVLQVAEPGQLLGDRTATRAGHQGR from the coding sequence ATGAGGACCGGCCCCCTGGTCGCCGTGGAGTGCCCTGATCCCCGCCCCGGTCCCGGTGAAGTGCTCCTGAGGGTCCGGGTCTGCGGGGTCTGCCGTACCGATCTGCATCTGGCCGTGGGCGATCTTGCGCCGAAGCACGACGGGATCATTCCCGGGCACGAAGTCGTCGGCGAAGTCCTTCAGTGCGGCCCACGGGCCAAAAGGTTTAAACGGGGCGAGCGCGTCGGCGTGGCATGGCTGGGCGGGACGTGCGGTTCCTGCCGGTTTTGCCTGCGCGGCGGGGAAAACCTCTGTCTGAACCCGACCTTCACCGGGTGGGACCGGAACGGCGGGTATGCCGAACTGGTCACCGTGGCGGAGAACTTCGCCTACCGTATTCCGGACGTCTTCTCGGATCAGGAGGCCGCTCCCCTGCTCTGCGCCGGCATCATCGGGTACCGCGCGCTGGTCCGGGCGGAGCTGCCCATCGGAGGCCGGTTGGGGATCTATGGTTTCGGCGCGTCAGCTCATTTGGCCGCCCAGATCGCCCTCTACCAGGGCGCCCGCCTCTACGTTATGACACGGTCGGAGGACGCCCGCCGTTTTGCCCTGGAGCTGGGTGCTACGTTCGCCGGCGGCGCGGAGGCGGCCCCGCCGGACCCGCTGGACGCCGCCATCCTCTTCGCGCCCGCTGGCCGCTTGGTGCCGGTGGCGCTGCGTGCCCTGGACCGTGGCGGTATCCTCGCGGTCGCTGGCATTCACTTGAGCGACATCCCGCCGCTGAACTACGCCCGGGAACTGTTTCAGGAACGCCAACTCCGCAGCGTCACCGCCAACACCCGTGCCGACGGCGAGGAATTCTTCAGCATCGCCGCGGAGATTCCGCTGCGCCCCACCACCGTGACCTACCCGTTTTCCTCCGCGGACCAGGCTCTGCTGGATCTCGAGGAGGGCCGTATCACCGGTGCCGCCGTGCTGCAGGTGGCTGAGCCGGGCCAGTTGCTCGGCGATCGAACAGCTACCCGAGCAGGGCATCAAGGGCGGTAA
- a CDS encoding universal stress protein, which yields MAPAAGQGRNTVAVGYDGSEAAQQAVRWAAEYAATLQSPLRVVHAWVWPIFTKNLGPVKGVEGSGLRHSAETIVAEGIELARQAYRPLSGVVPGTAADGGAAGPADANGDAVDGVMEAGLPAQVLRSASRDARLLVIASRGVGSLLGQLAGSVCLELAGSSPCPLIVIRRPRGPDRPVLVGIDGTSRSSAALAGAIHLAATLGTSLQVIHIDQSRGGDHDEHGRHTPLHGQEVLDHALAEARKLAPELAVSGTLVHGRAASKELLAAAGDADVLVIGTHNREGGPGNTVSAVLHKARCNVLITR from the coding sequence TTGGCACCCGCAGCAGGGCAGGGGCGCAACACCGTGGCGGTGGGCTACGACGGGTCCGAGGCAGCGCAGCAAGCGGTCCGGTGGGCGGCGGAGTACGCGGCCACCCTCCAGTCCCCGCTCCGTGTGGTGCATGCCTGGGTCTGGCCGATCTTCACCAAGAACCTCGGGCCGGTCAAGGGTGTGGAGGGCAGCGGGCTACGGCATTCCGCTGAGACAATCGTCGCCGAAGGCATCGAGCTGGCCCGTCAGGCCTACCGCCCGCTGTCAGGCGTCGTCCCGGGAACCGCGGCGGACGGCGGTGCCGCCGGCCCGGCCGACGCCAACGGGGACGCCGTCGACGGCGTCATGGAAGCCGGACTGCCGGCCCAGGTTCTCCGGAGCGCTTCCCGGGACGCACGCCTCCTGGTGATCGCCAGCCGCGGCGTCGGAAGCCTGCTGGGACAACTGGCGGGGTCCGTCTGCCTGGAGCTGGCCGGCTCCTCGCCGTGCCCGCTGATAGTAATCCGGCGTCCGCGCGGCCCCGATAGGCCCGTCCTCGTGGGCATTGACGGGACGTCACGGAGTTCAGCGGCCCTGGCCGGTGCCATCCATCTGGCGGCCACGCTCGGCACCTCGCTCCAGGTGATTCACATCGACCAGTCCCGCGGCGGGGACCATGACGAGCATGGCCGCCACACCCCGCTCCACGGCCAGGAAGTGCTGGACCACGCCTTGGCTGAGGCGCGGAAACTGGCGCCGGAGTTGGCGGTTTCGGGCACCCTGGTCCACGGCCGGGCCGCGTCCAAGGAGCTGCTGGCGGCAGCCGGCGACGCGGACGTCCTGGTGATCGGCACGCACAATCGGGAGGGCGGTCCCGGAAACACCGTCTCCGCCGTGCTGCACAAGGCGCGTTGCAACGTGCTGATCACGCGCTGA
- a CDS encoding YihY/virulence factor BrkB family protein: MAKNDAAEHAPTNAETEESSTAKARRAPAPDDSRKPDSPTDVTKPSWKYIAKKTLREFTNDQCPDLAASLTYYAVLSLFPALLALVSLLGIFGQADKTTGALLEIVQGFAPADTVEAIREPIQKLTSSSAAGLTLVIGILTALWSASGYVGAFARAMNRVYEIDEGRPFIKLRGTVLGVTVVNLLIVVVLAAMLVLTGPVAESVGDAIGVGGAFLTVWNILKWPVMVALVVVAIAILYYATPNVKQPKFRWMSLGSFIALVIFLLASLGFALYVANFSSYNETYGTIGGVIVSLLWLWILNMSLLFGAEFDAEMERGRQLQAGIEAEETIQLPPRDTTKSDKLQEKEEEDIRHGRELREQHGNADQDAGRRDAANRRDSRDQSP, translated from the coding sequence ATGGCAAAGAACGACGCCGCCGAGCACGCCCCTACCAACGCGGAAACCGAGGAAAGCAGCACGGCGAAGGCCCGCAGGGCGCCTGCCCCGGACGACTCCCGCAAGCCGGACAGCCCCACGGATGTCACTAAACCCTCGTGGAAATACATCGCGAAGAAGACTCTGCGCGAATTTACCAACGACCAGTGTCCGGACCTCGCCGCTTCCCTGACCTACTACGCGGTCCTTTCGCTCTTCCCGGCGTTGCTGGCCCTGGTATCGCTGCTGGGCATCTTCGGCCAGGCCGACAAGACTACCGGCGCGCTCCTGGAGATCGTCCAGGGCTTCGCCCCGGCCGACACGGTAGAGGCCATCCGCGAGCCGATCCAGAAGCTCACCAGCTCCTCCGCGGCCGGCTTGACCCTGGTGATCGGCATCCTCACCGCCCTCTGGTCCGCGTCCGGCTATGTCGGGGCGTTTGCCCGGGCGATGAACCGGGTGTATGAAATCGACGAGGGCCGGCCGTTCATCAAGCTCCGGGGCACCGTGCTTGGCGTTACCGTCGTCAACCTGCTGATAGTCGTCGTGCTGGCCGCAATGCTGGTCCTCACCGGCCCGGTGGCTGAATCCGTCGGCGACGCGATCGGTGTGGGCGGCGCCTTCCTGACCGTCTGGAACATCCTCAAATGGCCGGTCATGGTGGCTCTTGTGGTGGTGGCGATCGCCATCCTCTACTACGCCACCCCGAACGTGAAACAGCCCAAGTTCCGCTGGATGAGCCTGGGGTCCTTCATAGCCCTGGTGATCTTCCTGCTGGCCTCACTCGGCTTCGCGTTGTACGTCGCCAACTTCAGCAGCTACAACGAGACGTACGGGACCATCGGCGGCGTCATCGTTTCACTGCTGTGGCTCTGGATCCTGAACATGTCCCTGCTGTTCGGTGCCGAGTTCGACGCCGAGATGGAACGTGGCCGCCAGCTCCAGGCCGGCATCGAGGCCGAGGAAACTATCCAGCTGCCGCCCCGTGACACCACGAAGAGCGACAAACTGCAGGAAAAGGAAGAGGAAGATATCCGTCACGGCCGCGAGCTGCGGGAACAGCACGGCAACGCGGACCAAGATGCAGGCCGAAGGGATGCCGCGAACCGTCGCGACTCGCGGGACCAAAGCCCCTAG
- a CDS encoding DUF3618 domain-containing protein codes for MSENPDVIRADIEATRARLGTNVDAVADKVTPSHIVQRQSDKVKESVKDAVFGVKEKVMGAADHAADNVHSATGSAGSHLGDAGTALGNAGSAIGDAPTQVKAKTQGNPLAAGLIAFGAGLLVSSLIPASQKEREAAEALKTAAEPLTTELTDAAKNIAEGLKEPAQAAMENVKATAADATEHVKAEGQGAVADVKDKAADAKDNVQQA; via the coding sequence ATGAGTGAAAACCCGGATGTCATCCGAGCAGATATCGAAGCAACCCGCGCACGGCTCGGCACCAACGTCGACGCCGTGGCGGACAAGGTCACGCCGTCGCACATCGTCCAACGGCAGAGTGACAAGGTCAAAGAGTCCGTCAAGGACGCCGTCTTTGGAGTAAAGGAGAAAGTCATGGGAGCAGCCGACCACGCAGCGGATAACGTGCATTCCGCGACCGGCAGTGCCGGTTCGCACCTCGGCGACGCCGGCACCGCCCTTGGGAACGCCGGCTCCGCCATCGGGGACGCGCCGACCCAGGTCAAGGCCAAAACCCAGGGCAACCCGCTGGCAGCCGGGCTGATCGCATTCGGGGCAGGCCTGCTGGTTTCGTCCCTGATTCCTGCCAGCCAGAAGGAGCGCGAAGCGGCCGAGGCGCTGAAGACGGCTGCGGAACCGCTCACGACGGAACTCACGGACGCCGCCAAGAACATTGCCGAAGGGCTCAAGGAGCCCGCCCAGGCGGCCATGGAAAACGTCAAGGCAACGGCCGCGGACGCCACCGAGCACGTCAAGGCCGAAGGCCAGGGCGCCGTGGCCGATGTGAAGGATAAAGCTGCGGACGCCAAGGACAACGTCCAGCAGGCTTAA
- a CDS encoding phage holin family protein: MSSEVPPTPAHAKAETSSLGELLGDVTRDMSTLMRQEVELAKVELKQSATRAGKGSGMLAGAGVAGHFVLVFLSLALWWALGQWMGLGWSGVVVAIIWGIVAAVLASTGRKELKAIKGLPQTAETLQEIPPTLKPNS; this comes from the coding sequence ATGAGCAGCGAAGTGCCTCCCACCCCCGCGCACGCCAAGGCCGAAACCTCGTCCCTGGGTGAGCTGCTTGGTGACGTGACACGGGACATGTCCACCCTGATGCGGCAGGAAGTCGAGCTGGCCAAGGTCGAGCTCAAACAGTCTGCCACGCGGGCCGGCAAAGGCAGCGGCATGCTCGCCGGCGCCGGCGTCGCGGGGCATTTCGTGCTGGTGTTCCTCTCACTCGCCCTTTGGTGGGCGCTCGGACAGTGGATGGGACTCGGCTGGTCCGGCGTCGTTGTAGCAATCATCTGGGGCATCGTTGCTGCCGTCCTGGCCTCGACCGGACGCAAGGAGCTGAAGGCGATCAAGGGCCTGCCCCAGACGGCTGAGACGCTGCAGGAAATTCCCCCCACGCTTAAGCCCAACTCTTAG
- a CDS encoding spermidine synthase — protein MAKRGRAANRNAGPAAPGVVDVPKGSRPDGPVEGVYYIDTGDCELIPDQDNSTGWLLRINGVMSSHIDLADPLFLDFEYMRWIAALVESRWTPDARPKLRALHLGGGACSLARYFHAAYPEARQVVVELDGKLAEYVRGWFDLPKAPLLRLRVGEAREVTESLTPETRDVIIRDVFAGSVTPRALTTREFTAHAKRVLAPGGIYVVNSGDAPDLRNAREDAATIADAFKHTVIIADPAMLKGRRYGNMVMAGSDLPFEDDPRLARRLLGGAMPAHIWNDARVRAFAAGSPVRRDPKVPELPPIAP, from the coding sequence ATGGCGAAGCGGGGCAGGGCAGCCAACCGGAATGCCGGGCCGGCGGCGCCGGGAGTCGTGGATGTGCCGAAGGGAAGCCGGCCCGACGGCCCGGTCGAGGGCGTTTACTACATCGACACGGGCGACTGTGAGCTGATTCCGGACCAGGACAATTCCACCGGCTGGTTGCTGCGCATCAACGGCGTAATGAGCTCCCATATCGATCTGGCCGATCCGCTGTTTCTTGATTTCGAGTACATGCGCTGGATCGCCGCGCTGGTGGAGTCCCGCTGGACCCCGGACGCAAGGCCCAAGCTGCGCGCCCTGCACCTCGGCGGCGGAGCATGCTCCTTGGCGCGATATTTCCATGCTGCCTATCCGGAGGCCCGCCAGGTGGTGGTGGAGCTGGACGGCAAGCTCGCCGAGTACGTCCGCGGCTGGTTTGATCTGCCCAAAGCCCCGCTGTTGCGGCTGCGCGTAGGGGAGGCGCGGGAGGTCACCGAAAGCCTCACCCCGGAGACCCGCGACGTCATCATCCGCGATGTCTTTGCCGGCTCGGTGACACCCCGGGCGCTGACCACCCGGGAATTCACCGCGCACGCCAAGCGGGTCCTGGCGCCGGGCGGGATCTATGTGGTCAATTCCGGAGATGCCCCGGATTTGAGGAATGCCCGCGAGGACGCGGCCACCATCGCCGACGCTTTCAAGCACACGGTGATCATTGCGGACCCGGCGATGCTCAAGGGCCGGCGCTACGGCAACATGGTCATGGCCGGCAGCGATCTTCCGTTCGAGGACGACCCCCGGCTGGCGCGCCGCCTGCTGGGCGGTGCGATGCCGGCCCACATCTGGAACGACGCCCGGGTCCGGGCCTTCGCCGCCGGCTCCCCGGTGCGGCGCGACCCCAAAGTCCCGGAGCTCCCGCCGATTGCTCCGTAA
- a CDS encoding LysR family transcriptional regulator, whose product MKANPDDLLVLLAVSRSAKFTTAAQTLGLNHTTVSRRIAALEKALGGRVLSRAAGGWELTDLGVEAVQVGERVEEAVRALEQTGRTPDPITGVVRMTATDGFSAYIAAPAVARLRREHPGLSVEIITVTRRALQQRSGLDIEVVVGEPQVHRAAAARLGEYMLGMYASRDYLAEYGTPATVEELTAHALVYFVDSMLQVDDLDAPRRLVPTMREGLSSTNVFVHVEATRAGAGIGFLPCFAADLHPDLVRLLPEKFAELLPYWMVLRPDSMRRPAVAAVVQALRQQTANHREALMGRGGNPSTAP is encoded by the coding sequence ATGAAGGCTAACCCCGATGACCTGCTGGTGCTGCTGGCCGTGTCCCGTTCCGCAAAGTTCACGACGGCGGCCCAGACCTTGGGGCTGAACCACACCACTGTCTCCCGCAGGATCGCCGCGCTGGAGAAGGCGCTGGGGGGCCGCGTGCTGTCCCGCGCCGCAGGGGGCTGGGAGCTCACGGACCTCGGGGTTGAAGCCGTGCAGGTGGGAGAGCGGGTGGAGGAGGCCGTCCGGGCGCTCGAACAGACCGGCCGCACGCCGGACCCGATCACCGGCGTCGTTCGGATGACCGCAACCGACGGATTCAGCGCCTACATCGCGGCCCCCGCGGTCGCCCGGCTGCGCCGTGAACACCCCGGCCTGAGCGTCGAGATCATCACGGTGACCCGGCGGGCACTACAGCAGCGCTCCGGCTTGGATATCGAAGTGGTGGTGGGAGAGCCCCAGGTGCACCGGGCTGCGGCGGCGAGGCTCGGCGAATACATGCTCGGGATGTACGCTTCCCGCGACTACCTCGCGGAGTATGGCACCCCGGCGACGGTGGAGGAGCTGACGGCCCATGCCCTCGTGTATTTTGTCGACTCCATGCTCCAGGTGGACGATCTGGACGCGCCGCGCCGGCTCGTGCCGACCATGCGGGAAGGGCTAAGCTCCACCAACGTCTTTGTCCATGTGGAGGCAACGCGCGCCGGCGCCGGGATCGGGTTCCTGCCCTGTTTCGCGGCGGATCTGCACCCGGACCTTGTTCGGCTGCTGCCAGAGAAGTTTGCCGAGCTGCTGCCGTATTGGATGGTGTTGCGTCCCGATTCCATGCGCCGGCCGGCGGTGGCGGCGGTGGTGCAAGCGCTGCGGCAACAGACGGCCAACCACCGCGAGGCACTGATGGGCCGGGGCGGGAACCCATCGACTGCTCCGTAA
- a CDS encoding 3-hydroxybutyrate dehydrogenase, with protein sequence MESSLNGRKALVTGGAGGIGAASVRALAARGAKVTIADVDEAAAAALADEVGGTAWAIDLLDTEALQTLSLDCDILVNNAGIQRISPIEDFDPADFRRIITLMLEAPFLLIRAALPHMYANGFGRVINLSSVHGLRASPFKSAYVSAKHGLEGLSKATALEGGAHGVTSNCINPGYVRTPLVETQIADQAKVHGIPESEVLAKIMLTESAIKRLVEPEEVASLVAWLASDDAGMVTGASYTMDGGWSAR encoded by the coding sequence ATGGAGAGCAGCTTGAACGGCCGCAAGGCCCTCGTTACGGGCGGAGCAGGCGGGATCGGTGCCGCGAGCGTCCGTGCGCTGGCGGCGCGCGGCGCCAAGGTGACGATCGCCGACGTCGACGAGGCGGCGGCTGCTGCGCTGGCCGACGAGGTGGGCGGCACGGCCTGGGCGATCGACCTGCTCGACACCGAGGCGCTCCAGACCCTGAGCCTGGACTGCGACATCCTCGTCAACAATGCCGGCATCCAGCGGATCAGTCCCATCGAGGACTTCGATCCGGCTGACTTCCGCCGCATCATCACGCTCATGCTCGAGGCGCCGTTCCTGCTGATCCGCGCCGCCCTGCCGCACATGTACGCCAACGGTTTCGGCCGGGTCATCAACCTGTCCTCCGTGCACGGCCTGCGCGCCTCGCCGTTCAAGAGCGCCTACGTTTCCGCCAAGCACGGCCTGGAAGGGCTGAGCAAGGCCACCGCACTCGAGGGCGGCGCCCATGGCGTCACCTCCAACTGCATCAACCCGGGCTACGTCCGGACGCCGCTGGTGGAGACCCAGATCGCGGACCAGGCCAAGGTGCACGGGATTCCGGAGTCCGAGGTGCTCGCCAAGATCATGTTGACTGAATCGGCCATCAAGCGCCTTGTGGAGCCGGAGGAAGTGGCCTCCCTTGTGGCCTGGCTCGCCTCGGACGACGCCGGAATGGTCACCGGCGCCAGCTACACGATGGACGGCGGCTGGTCCGCCCGCTGA
- a CDS encoding LysE family translocator, with the protein MIPASNLLTFAIAAFLLIAVPGPSVLFVIGRALALGRKGGLLSVLGNALGELLQIAAVALGVGVVLAQSIVLFTVVKFAGAAYLIYLGIQAIRHRGRGPAAADPSRSASTVRMLREGFIVGVTNPKSIVFFVAVLPQFVDYEAGAIPLQLGTLGALFLAIALVSDSAWALAAGTARHWFASSPRRIAALSTTGGVMMIGLGGTLALVGNAPELQQGK; encoded by the coding sequence ATGATTCCGGCAAGCAACCTGCTCACCTTCGCGATCGCGGCATTCCTGCTCATTGCGGTGCCCGGGCCCAGCGTGCTGTTCGTGATCGGGCGGGCGCTGGCGCTCGGACGCAAGGGCGGGCTGCTCAGCGTGCTGGGAAACGCCCTCGGGGAACTCCTGCAGATCGCCGCGGTGGCGCTGGGCGTCGGCGTGGTGCTGGCCCAATCCATCGTGCTGTTCACCGTGGTGAAGTTCGCCGGCGCTGCCTACCTCATCTACCTCGGCATCCAGGCAATCCGGCACCGCGGAAGAGGCCCTGCGGCGGCAGACCCCTCCCGTTCGGCCTCCACCGTCCGGATGCTTCGGGAGGGTTTCATCGTCGGCGTCACGAACCCCAAGTCAATCGTGTTCTTCGTGGCGGTGCTGCCGCAGTTCGTGGATTATGAAGCCGGCGCGATCCCGCTGCAGCTGGGCACCCTGGGTGCTCTGTTCCTCGCGATCGCCCTGGTCTCGGACAGTGCATGGGCCCTCGCGGCCGGGACCGCCCGCCACTGGTTCGCCAGTTCACCGCGGCGGATCGCAGCCCTGAGCACCACGGGCGGCGTGATGATGATCGGCCTGGGCGGCACGCTGGCGCTGGTCGGGAACGCGCCGGAGCTCCAACAGGGCAAGTAG